One Mercurialis annua linkage group LG3, ddMerAnnu1.2, whole genome shotgun sequence DNA window includes the following coding sequences:
- the LOC126672363 gene encoding uncharacterized protein LOC126672363, translating to MRHLLWRILHESIPSNVKLATRIPEFPKTCPRCGLEDESRLHALKDYNVVRGLWLTSPLNLRVDSFPCRNTTEWLSQVFSVFKQEELQIFLQCLWLIWTDRNNLVFGNTRMPFQTLFRQVNTVGNNNSSSDRTSKALRHAAPSSWQRLPADSTKLYTDAALSIRNLLSVANAVCRDHNGKVVRWGVSVLHGITDVELAEVKVFLFGIQIAASISRASLFCESDALYVINRVLNPTNAIDPIKLIMDDCLVATKGADLPTGSDRLKPVVSPEVWRNDSDFLKVSHGCRSEEKLKKG from the exons ATGCGTCATCTTCTATGGCGTATTCTTCACGAGTCCATTCCTAGCAATGTTAAGCTAGCCACTAGGATTCCTGAATTCCCAAAGACGTGCCCGAGATGTGGATTGGAGGATGAAAGCCGACTTCATGCTTTGAAGGACTATAATGTGGTTAGGGGTTTGTGGTTAACTTCTCCTCTTAATCTTCGGGTTGACAGTTTCCCATGCAGGAATACTACAGAGTGGTTATCGCAGGTCTTTAGCGTCTTCAAGCAGGAGGAGCTTCAAATTTTTTTACAGTGTCTGTGGCTTATTTGGACGGATCGTAATAACCTGGTGTTTGGAAATACAAGAATGCCTTTTCAGACGCTCTTTCGTCAGGTTAATACAGTGGGGAATAACAATTCATCTTCGGATAGAACTTCGAAAGCTCTTCGTCATGCTGCGCCTTCTTCCTGGCAACGGCTTCCAGCTGATTCCACCAAGCTCTACACGGATGCAGCGCTCTCGATCAGAAATTTATTATCAGTCGCAAACGCAGTTTGCAGAGACCACAATGGTAAGGTGGTTAGATGGGGAGTATCGGTTTTGCATGGGATTACAGACGTTGAGTTGGCTGAAGTAAAAGTCTTTCTGTTTGGCATTCAAATTGCTGCTTCTATTTCAAGGGCCTCTTTGTTCTGTGAGTCGGATGCTTTATATGTAATCAATAGGGTTCTTAATCCTACAAATGCGATTGATCCAATCAAGCTCATTATGGATGATTGTTTGGTAGCAACGAAAG GGGCGGATCTACCCACAGGCTCGGATAGGCTCAAGCCCGTGGTGTCGCCGGAGGTTTGGAGGAACGATTCTGATTTTTTGAAAGTCAGCCATGGCTGTCGGAGTGAAGAAAAACTAAAGAAGGGTTGA